A single genomic interval of Aegicerativicinus sediminis harbors:
- the menE gene encoding o-succinylbenzoate--CoA ligase has product MSLNTFDWFKKWNGYTPDKIAVKDIESGQSLTYREIHYAGSALAIHLKTKLNLKKGDRIGILSENNLAQVILFAAAQKAGFILVPINFRLAPKEVDFILSNAECSLVYFQNDSYDTNLLNTNNKFENIETLYDYLGSQLEFNQEVISENDPIFILYTSGTTGFPKGTIYTHKMLFWNSINTSLSLTITSETTTLNCMPLFHTGGWNVLLTPVLHHGGTIIMLKKFEPEKVLNCIYEGELSLFMGVPTMLKMIAELKQFGTTDLSCLKYIIVGGESMPINLIKMYHQKGVPIRQGYGMTEVGPNLTSLHQKDAIRKQGSIGRPNYYVRVKVVDDNGEEIGANEAGELLISGPMVSPGYWKNEEATTSSMDGEWFRTGDVAKMDEEGYLFIVDRKKNMFISGGENVYPVEIERVLRGHPKVIEAVVIGTPHEKWGECGVAFLKLSSDLEPEEMNEYCKTRLAKFKTPSKFLSIDDIPKSDTGKIDRKKLKDDYLNLKTSV; this is encoded by the coding sequence ATGTCGCTAAATACATTTGATTGGTTTAAAAAATGGAACGGCTATACACCGGATAAGATCGCGGTAAAGGATATAGAATCCGGCCAAAGTCTTACATACCGAGAAATCCATTATGCAGGATCGGCTTTGGCAATCCATCTTAAAACTAAATTGAATCTAAAAAAAGGAGACAGAATTGGTATTCTTTCTGAAAACAACTTAGCCCAAGTAATCCTTTTTGCCGCTGCCCAAAAGGCAGGATTCATATTAGTACCAATAAATTTTAGGTTAGCACCAAAAGAGGTCGATTTTATATTGAGCAATGCTGAATGCTCTTTAGTTTATTTTCAAAATGATAGCTACGACACAAACCTCCTTAATACAAATAATAAATTTGAAAACATTGAGACCCTATATGATTATTTAGGGTCTCAATTAGAATTCAATCAAGAGGTTATCTCTGAAAATGACCCAATTTTTATTCTATACACAAGTGGTACAACAGGCTTCCCAAAGGGAACGATATACACACATAAAATGCTTTTTTGGAATAGCATCAATACCTCTTTAAGCCTTACAATTACATCAGAAACTACAACTTTAAATTGCATGCCTTTGTTTCATACAGGCGGATGGAATGTTCTTTTAACACCCGTTTTGCACCATGGTGGGACTATAATAATGCTCAAAAAATTTGAACCAGAAAAGGTCCTAAATTGTATCTATGAGGGAGAACTAAGTCTTTTCATGGGGGTTCCAACCATGTTGAAAATGATCGCTGAACTCAAACAGTTCGGAACAACCGATTTGAGTTGCTTAAAGTATATCATTGTGGGTGGTGAAAGCATGCCAATTAATCTAATAAAAATGTACCACCAAAAGGGCGTTCCAATTCGTCAAGGTTATGGAATGACCGAAGTTGGACCCAATCTCACATCCCTACATCAAAAGGATGCCATTAGAAAGCAGGGTTCTATTGGAAGGCCAAATTATTATGTAAGGGTAAAGGTCGTTGATGACAATGGAGAAGAAATAGGAGCCAATGAGGCTGGAGAATTATTAATTTCTGGTCCAATGGTTTCCCCAGGATATTGGAAAAATGAGGAGGCTACAACCTCATCAATGGACGGCGAATGGTTCAGGACTGGAGATGTAGCCAAAATGGATGAGGAGGGATATCTTTTCATTGTAGATCGCAAAAAAAACATGTTTATCAGCGGAGGCGAAAATGTATACCCCGTAGAAATTGAACGGGTTTTACGAGGACATCCCAAAGTTATTGAAGCAGTCGTAATTGGCACACCTCATGAAAAATGGGGAGAGTGTGGAGTAGCATTTTTAAAACTTTCTTCAGATTTAGAACCAGAAGAAATGAATGAATATTGCAAAACTAGGTTGGCGAAATTTAAAACCCCATCTAAATTTCTGTCCATAGATGACATTCCTAAAAGTGATACTGGGAAAATTGATCGTAAAAAATTAAAGGACGATTATTTAAACCTTAAAACTTCAGTTTAA
- a CDS encoding 3-oxoacyl-ACP synthase III family protein translates to MTNAKIISSGMHVPENILPNSYFNELLGEDVDTWLRENVHIYNRRWCSEHESTADLCEGAAKMALKNAGLKATDINLLIVATDTPEYISPSTSSVLQHRLGLTNAGTFDLNSACAGFVTATETAAHFIRSGGIKNALVIGAYAMSKYLDKTDKKTVTLFADGAGAVILTATEEKNSGYQTGKFITKGEYAGWMGIYAGGTHQPVNEKVLKNKDHKLKFVKKFPPELNPQIWSSLAMDLAKKMNINPVEVDHYFMTQININAIWEALDILGVEKNKAHTVMHDYGYTGSACIPMAFHDAWEKGKIKEGDTAFFIGSGGGLAFAANAFKL, encoded by the coding sequence ATGACAAATGCAAAAATAATATCCTCGGGGATGCATGTCCCCGAGAATATCCTACCCAACTCCTATTTCAATGAATTATTGGGCGAGGATGTTGATACATGGCTCAGGGAGAATGTTCATATTTACAATAGAAGATGGTGCAGTGAACATGAGTCAACTGCTGATCTATGTGAAGGTGCCGCCAAAATGGCTTTGAAAAATGCAGGCTTGAAAGCAACTGATATCAACCTATTAATTGTTGCCACCGATACCCCAGAATACATTTCACCTTCGACCTCTTCTGTACTTCAGCATCGATTAGGTTTAACAAATGCTGGTACTTTCGATTTGAATTCAGCCTGTGCAGGATTTGTTACTGCCACAGAAACGGCAGCACATTTTATAAGAAGTGGGGGGATAAAAAATGCACTTGTAATTGGGGCATATGCCATGAGTAAATACTTAGACAAAACCGACAAAAAAACGGTTACTTTATTCGCAGATGGTGCAGGAGCAGTTATCCTTACAGCGACAGAAGAGAAAAACTCCGGGTACCAAACCGGTAAATTTATTACCAAAGGAGAATATGCCGGTTGGATGGGAATTTATGCTGGCGGAACCCATCAACCTGTAAATGAAAAAGTATTGAAAAACAAGGATCATAAATTAAAGTTTGTTAAAAAATTTCCGCCTGAATTGAATCCTCAAATATGGAGTAGTCTAGCGATGGATTTGGCAAAAAAAATGAATATTAATCCCGTTGAAGTTGACCATTATTTTATGACCCAAATAAATATTAATGCCATTTGGGAAGCACTAGATATTTTAGGAGTCGAAAAAAATAAGGCCCACACTGTTATGCACGATTATGGGTATACAGGGTCAGCTTGCATACCAATGGCGTTTCATGACGCTTGGGAAAAAGGTAAGATTAAAGAAGGAGACACAGCATTCTTTATTGGATCCGGCGGAGGATTAGCATTTGCTGCCAATGCCTTTAAATTGTAA